One region of Gemmatimonadaceae bacterium genomic DNA includes:
- a CDS encoding GGDEF domain-containing protein gives MATPVLQNADQSLGLVLDALGGVLTALSRFPLDTPEKPAEEVGKELGRWQRHATMGLPLDEHAEGQALAVPERDWSGVVRAVTDQRMTEHRYVESSINELREALWACVETVHNAVKVDHVTDSTAESQMERAKNALKRMQTGSIKQEVLGAVLAIESALQTRREQQQEQYVSLATKLDRLGKQLEEARRESTTDPLTGLGNRKLFDMTAPRAIQMFSLSRQPVVLLMIDLDKLKLVNDMYGHQAGDQAIINLSKALSKVFLRQSDVLCRLGGDEFAAILHNTDWKMAQTLGRRLQEQLSQLPAPHPAMEFSVGASVGVAQLEFHEEVEEWVARADKALYKAKQNGRDRCVVAEGLVPA, from the coding sequence GTGGCCACTCCTGTGCTCCAAAACGCCGATCAATCCCTCGGTCTGGTTCTCGACGCCCTTGGTGGCGTCCTGACGGCCCTCTCTCGCTTCCCGCTCGACACGCCCGAGAAGCCCGCTGAAGAAGTGGGCAAGGAACTCGGACGCTGGCAGCGGCACGCGACCATGGGCCTTCCGCTCGATGAGCATGCGGAAGGGCAGGCACTGGCCGTCCCTGAGCGTGACTGGAGCGGCGTGGTCCGCGCGGTGACCGATCAGCGGATGACCGAGCACCGGTATGTCGAATCGTCCATCAATGAGCTTCGAGAAGCGTTGTGGGCCTGCGTCGAGACCGTCCACAATGCCGTGAAGGTCGACCACGTCACGGATTCGACGGCCGAGTCGCAGATGGAGCGGGCGAAGAATGCGCTCAAGCGCATGCAGACCGGCTCGATCAAGCAGGAAGTCCTCGGCGCCGTGCTGGCGATCGAGTCGGCGCTCCAGACGCGCCGTGAGCAGCAGCAGGAACAGTATGTGAGCCTCGCGACCAAGCTCGATCGGCTCGGCAAGCAGCTCGAGGAAGCGCGTCGCGAGAGCACGACCGACCCGCTCACCGGGCTCGGCAACCGCAAGCTGTTCGACATGACCGCCCCGCGCGCGATCCAGATGTTCTCGCTGTCGCGTCAGCCGGTGGTGCTGCTCATGATCGACCTCGACAAACTGAAGCTCGTGAACGACATGTACGGGCATCAGGCGGGCGACCAGGCGATCATCAACCTGTCGAAGGCGCTGTCGAAGGTGTTCCTGCGCCAGAGCGACGTCCTCTGCCGCCTGGGCGGCGACGAGTTCGCGGCGATCCTGCACAACACCGACTGGAAGATGGCCCAGACGCTCGGCCGCCGGCTCCAGGAGCAGCTCTCGCAGCTGCCGGCCCCGCACCCCGCGATGGAGTTCTCCGTGGGCGCGTCGGTGGGCGTGGCCCAGCTCGAATTCCACGAGGAAGTCGAGGAGTGGGTCGCCCGTGCGGACAAGGCGCTGTACAAGGCCAAGCAGAACGGCCGTGACCGCTGTGTGGTGGCGGAAGGGCTGGTGCCGGCCTGA
- a CDS encoding acyl-CoA dehydrogenase C-terminal domain-containing protein — MPAFKAPLDDIRYLLNDVHDIGQLSQLPGFEDATPEMIEEILAGGAAFCEDVLFPLNQTGDAEGVKLENGQVKTPSGFKEAYTRYAADGWTAVSADANYGGQGLPEMVRFVMEEMLCSANLSFSMYPGLSHGAVSALMSHGSEELKQRFLPKLIDGTWGGTMCLTEAHAGTDLGIINTKAVPAGDGAYKITGQKIFISAGEHDLTENIVHLVLAKLPDAPSGTKGISLFLVPKYLPTEEGGLGTRNGVTCGSIEHKMGIKASATCVLDFDNATGWMVGKPHKGMRAMFVMMNGARLAVGLQGLGLSEVAYQNALAYAKERLQGRALTGPKNPDGPADPIVVHPDVRKGLLRIKAFNEGMRALAYWVGIRIDLEHRHPDAATRQDASDMVALMTPVIKAFLTDKAFENTNIALQTLGGHGYIKEYGMEQYVRDARIAPIYEGTNAVQALDLVGRKLPMEGGRLVRRFFEFVKGDVEVASSVDGLEDFAKALGASLYQLQKATMLLAERGFANPDEAGAAATEYLHLMGYVAVGWQWLRMATVSQQKLAAGAGDKRFHEAKLKTARFYFSRLLPETATLLTAIQSGAAPIMAMAVDEF; from the coding sequence ATGCCCGCCTTCAAGGCCCCGCTCGACGACATCCGCTATCTCCTCAACGACGTCCACGACATCGGCCAGCTCAGCCAGCTGCCGGGCTTCGAAGACGCCACGCCGGAGATGATCGAGGAGATCCTGGCCGGCGGCGCCGCCTTCTGTGAGGACGTGCTCTTCCCGCTCAACCAGACGGGCGACGCCGAAGGCGTGAAGCTCGAGAACGGGCAGGTGAAGACGCCCAGCGGCTTCAAGGAGGCGTACACGCGCTACGCCGCCGACGGCTGGACCGCCGTCAGTGCCGACGCGAACTACGGCGGGCAGGGACTCCCCGAGATGGTGCGCTTCGTCATGGAGGAGATGCTCTGCTCGGCGAATCTCTCCTTCTCCATGTATCCCGGCCTGTCGCACGGCGCGGTGAGCGCGCTGATGAGCCACGGGTCGGAAGAGCTCAAGCAGCGTTTCCTCCCCAAGCTCATCGACGGTACGTGGGGCGGCACGATGTGTCTGACCGAGGCGCACGCGGGCACCGACCTCGGCATCATCAATACCAAGGCCGTGCCGGCGGGCGACGGTGCCTACAAGATCACCGGGCAGAAGATCTTCATCTCGGCGGGCGAGCACGATCTGACCGAGAACATCGTGCATCTGGTGCTGGCCAAGCTCCCCGATGCGCCCAGCGGCACGAAGGGGATCTCGCTCTTCCTCGTCCCCAAGTATCTGCCTACCGAAGAAGGCGGCCTGGGCACGCGCAACGGCGTGACGTGCGGCAGCATCGAGCACAAGATGGGCATCAAGGCCTCCGCGACGTGCGTGCTCGACTTCGACAACGCCACCGGCTGGATGGTGGGCAAGCCGCACAAGGGGATGCGCGCGATGTTCGTCATGATGAACGGCGCGCGTCTGGCGGTGGGCCTGCAGGGGCTGGGGCTCAGCGAAGTCGCCTATCAGAACGCACTGGCCTATGCCAAGGAGCGCCTGCAGGGACGCGCCCTCACCGGCCCCAAGAACCCCGACGGGCCGGCCGATCCGATCGTGGTGCACCCTGACGTGCGGAAGGGGCTGCTGCGCATCAAGGCGTTCAACGAAGGGATGCGCGCGCTCGCCTACTGGGTGGGCATCCGCATCGATCTCGAGCACCGGCACCCCGACGCGGCGACGCGACAGGATGCGTCGGACATGGTCGCGCTCATGACGCCGGTCATCAAAGCGTTCCTCACCGACAAGGCGTTCGAGAACACGAACATCGCCCTGCAGACGCTTGGCGGGCACGGCTACATCAAGGAATACGGGATGGAGCAGTACGTGCGTGATGCGCGCATTGCGCCCATCTATGAGGGGACGAACGCCGTGCAGGCGCTCGATCTCGTGGGGCGCAAGCTGCCCATGGAAGGCGGCCGCCTGGTGCGCCGCTTCTTCGAGTTCGTGAAGGGCGATGTGGAGGTGGCGTCGTCGGTTGATGGCCTGGAGGATTTTGCCAAGGCGCTGGGCGCCAGCCTCTATCAGCTTCAGAAGGCCACGATGCTGCTGGCCGAACGCGGCTTCGCCAACCCCGATGAAGCGGGCGCGGCGGCCACGGAGTATCTGCACCTCATGGGCTACGTGGCGGTGGGGTGGCAGTGGCTGCGCATGGCGACGGTCTCGCAACAGAAGCTGGCGGCCGGCGCGGGAGACAAGCGGTTCCACGAAGCCAAGCTCAAGACCGCGCGGTTCTACTTCAGCCGGTTGCTCCCGGAAACGGCCACACTGCTCACGGCCATCCAGTCGGGCGCGGCGCCGATCATGGCCATGGCGGTCGACGAGTTTTAA
- the sppA gene encoding signal peptide peptidase SppA, with amino-acid sequence MKAFFTALAANLITIAICVVAGVLLLAGIIASAGSSAAPDVPANAVLVIDLDRPLSDRPAKPTETGFLDDAFAPGTPAIPLRSALTAIKSAGDDDRISGILLRGTVASDGTMSGFAALRELRAALTAFRTTSKKPVHAYLVTPDTRTYYVASAAGTITLDPFGSLLLPGLASEQTFLSGLFEQLGVGVQVSRVGRFKAAVEPFIRKDMSPENRLQTASYLGDLWHEVKRGIGESRGVDTVALQSLVDSAGIIDPALATSSKLVDRVAYFDAVLTDLEKMTGSSDSTKSTKQKSDMDELLGRPSLPQIALQTYASIAAAKDHDFTASQAVAVVYAEGDIVDGEGSDGSIGGDALARELRKLRKDDKVKAVVLRVNSPGGSAVASETMHRELTLLGAKKPLVVSMGSLAASGGYWISTAGQRVYAEPNTITGSIGVFSIVPNVQALANKHGVTFDTVKTGRYADLFTLSRPRTADEMAVLQRGTDIVYKAFLERVAAARKLPVDSVAAIAEGRVWSGVQAQRIGLVDSLGGLDAAVSGAAKLAKITGSFDVREYPRTKSARERLSEYFEDKPAPVASRAAQAVDALGMRGPAAQLARDITRELAVLLSYNDPRGTYARLPYILRVH; translated from the coding sequence ATGAAGGCGTTTTTCACGGCGCTTGCCGCCAACCTGATCACCATTGCCATCTGTGTCGTGGCCGGTGTGCTGCTCCTCGCCGGCATCATTGCGTCGGCCGGGTCGAGCGCGGCGCCCGACGTGCCCGCCAACGCGGTGCTGGTGATCGATCTCGACCGCCCGCTCTCCGATCGCCCGGCCAAGCCCACCGAGACGGGCTTCCTGGACGACGCCTTTGCCCCCGGCACCCCGGCCATTCCGCTCCGCTCGGCGCTCACGGCCATCAAGAGCGCGGGCGATGATGATCGCATCAGCGGCATCCTGCTGCGGGGTACCGTCGCCAGCGACGGCACGATGTCCGGCTTTGCGGCGCTGCGCGAGCTGCGGGCGGCGCTGACCGCGTTCCGCACGACCAGCAAGAAGCCGGTGCACGCGTACCTCGTCACGCCCGACACGCGCACCTACTACGTGGCCTCGGCGGCCGGCACGATCACGCTCGATCCGTTCGGCTCGCTGCTCCTCCCCGGCCTCGCGTCGGAACAGACGTTTCTGTCCGGGCTCTTCGAACAGCTCGGTGTGGGTGTGCAGGTGAGCCGGGTGGGGCGCTTCAAGGCGGCGGTCGAGCCCTTCATTCGGAAGGACATGAGCCCCGAGAACCGCTTGCAGACGGCGAGCTATCTGGGCGATCTCTGGCACGAAGTGAAGCGCGGCATCGGCGAATCGCGCGGCGTGGATACGGTGGCGCTCCAGTCGCTGGTGGACAGCGCGGGGATCATCGACCCCGCGCTCGCCACGTCGAGCAAGCTGGTGGACCGCGTGGCGTACTTCGATGCGGTGCTGACCGATCTCGAGAAGATGACCGGGAGCAGCGACAGCACGAAGAGCACGAAGCAGAAGTCCGACATGGATGAACTGCTCGGCCGCCCCTCGCTGCCGCAGATCGCCTTGCAGACGTATGCGTCGATCGCCGCCGCGAAGGATCATGACTTCACGGCGAGCCAGGCGGTGGCCGTGGTGTATGCGGAAGGCGATATCGTGGATGGCGAAGGGAGCGACGGCAGCATCGGTGGCGATGCGCTGGCGCGTGAGCTCCGCAAGCTGCGCAAGGATGACAAGGTCAAGGCCGTCGTGCTGCGCGTGAACAGCCCCGGTGGCAGCGCGGTCGCGTCGGAAACGATGCACCGCGAGCTCACGCTACTCGGCGCCAAGAAGCCGCTAGTGGTGAGCATGGGCTCGCTGGCCGCGAGCGGCGGCTATTGGATCAGCACCGCCGGGCAGCGGGTATATGCCGAACCGAACACGATCACCGGGTCGATTGGCGTGTTCTCCATCGTGCCCAACGTGCAGGCGCTGGCGAACAAGCATGGCGTAACGTTCGACACGGTGAAGACCGGGCGCTACGCCGATCTGTTCACGCTCTCCCGCCCACGGACTGCCGATGAAATGGCGGTGCTGCAGCGCGGCACCGACATCGTGTACAAGGCGTTCCTCGAGCGCGTCGCCGCCGCGCGCAAGCTGCCGGTGGATTCGGTGGCGGCGATTGCCGAGGGGCGCGTCTGGTCGGGTGTGCAGGCGCAGCGGATTGGCCTGGTCGATTCGCTCGGCGGGCTCGACGCGGCGGTCAGTGGTGCGGCGAAGCTGGCCAAGATCACGGGGAGCTTTGATGTGCGCGAGTATCCCCGCACGAAGTCGGCGCGTGAGCGGCTGTCGGAATATTTCGAAGACAAGCCGGCGCCGGTGGCCTCACGCGCGGCGCAGGCGGTTGATGCGCTCGGGATGCGCGGCCCGGCGGCGCAGCTCGCGCGGGACATCACGCGCGAGCTGGCGGTCCTGCTGTCATACAACGATCCGCGCGGGACCTATGCGCGACTGCCGTACATCCTGCGGGTGCACTGA